A stretch of Bos taurus isolate L1 Dominette 01449 registration number 42190680 breed Hereford chromosome 5, ARS-UCD2.0, whole genome shotgun sequence DNA encodes these proteins:
- the ZCRB1 gene encoding zinc finger CCHC-type and RNA-binding motif-containing protein 1, producing the protein MSGGLAPSKSTVYVSNLPFSLTNNDLYRIFSKYGKVVKVTIMKDKDTRRSKGVAFILFLDKDSAQNCTRAINNKQLFGRVIKASIAIDNGRAAEFIRRRNYFDKSKCYECGESGHLSYACPKNMLGEREPPKKKEKKKKKKIPEPEEEIEEVEESEDEGEDPALDSLSQAIAFQQAKIEEEQKKWKPSSGGPSTSDDSRRPRIKKSTYFSDEEELSD; encoded by the exons atgAGTGGTGGATTGGCCCCAAGTAAAAGCACAGTGTATGTATCCAATCTGCCCTTTTCCCTGACCAACAATGACTTATATCGG ATATTTTCCAAGTATGGCAAAGTTGTAAA GGTTACTATAATGAAAGATAAAGATACCAGAAGGAGTAAAGGggttgcatttattttatttttggataaaGACTCTGCACAAAACTGTACCCGGGCAATAAACAACAAACAG TTATTTGGTAGAGTGATAAAAGCAAGCATTGCTATTGACAATGGAAGAGCAGCTGAGTTCATCCGAAGACGAAACTACTTTGATAAATCTAAGTGTTATGAATGTGGG GAAAGTGGACACTTAAGTTATGCCTGTCCTAAAAATATGCTTGGAGAACGGGAACctccaaagaagaaagagaaaaagaaaaaaaagaaaattcctgagCCAGAAGAAGAAAT tgaagaagtagaagaaagtgaagatgaagggGAAGATCCTGCTCTTGACAGCCTCAGTCAGGCCATAGCTTTCCAG CAAGCCAaaattgaagaagaacaaaaaaaatggaaacccaGTTCAGGAGGTCCTTCAACATCAGATGATTCAAGACGCCCAAGGATAAAGAAAAGCACATACTTCAGTGATGAGGAGGAACTtagtgattaa
- the ZCRB1 gene encoding zinc finger CCHC-type and RNA-binding motif-containing protein 1 isoform X1, giving the protein MTYIGVTIMKDKDTRRSKGVAFILFLDKDSAQNCTRAINNKQLFGRVIKASIAIDNGRAAEFIRRRNYFDKSKCYECGESGHLSYACPKNMLGEREPPKKKEKKKKKKIPEPEEEIEEVEESEDEGEDPALDSLSQAIAFQQAKIEEEQKKWKPSSGGPSTSDDSRRPRIKKSTYFSDEEELSD; this is encoded by the exons ATGACTTATATCGG GGTTACTATAATGAAAGATAAAGATACCAGAAGGAGTAAAGGggttgcatttattttatttttggataaaGACTCTGCACAAAACTGTACCCGGGCAATAAACAACAAACAG TTATTTGGTAGAGTGATAAAAGCAAGCATTGCTATTGACAATGGAAGAGCAGCTGAGTTCATCCGAAGACGAAACTACTTTGATAAATCTAAGTGTTATGAATGTGGG GAAAGTGGACACTTAAGTTATGCCTGTCCTAAAAATATGCTTGGAGAACGGGAACctccaaagaagaaagagaaaaagaaaaaaaagaaaattcctgagCCAGAAGAAGAAAT tgaagaagtagaagaaagtgaagatgaagggGAAGATCCTGCTCTTGACAGCCTCAGTCAGGCCATAGCTTTCCAG CAAGCCAaaattgaagaagaacaaaaaaaatggaaacccaGTTCAGGAGGTCCTTCAACATCAGATGATTCAAGACGCCCAAGGATAAAGAAAAGCACATACTTCAGTGATGAGGAGGAACTtagtgattaa
- the ZCRB1 gene encoding zinc finger CCHC-type and RNA-binding motif-containing protein 1 isoform X2, whose protein sequence is MKDKDTRRSKGVAFILFLDKDSAQNCTRAINNKQLFGRVIKASIAIDNGRAAEFIRRRNYFDKSKCYECGESGHLSYACPKNMLGEREPPKKKEKKKKKKIPEPEEEIEEVEESEDEGEDPALDSLSQAIAFQQAKIEEEQKKWKPSSGGPSTSDDSRRPRIKKSTYFSDEEELSD, encoded by the exons ATGAAAGATAAAGATACCAGAAGGAGTAAAGGggttgcatttattttatttttggataaaGACTCTGCACAAAACTGTACCCGGGCAATAAACAACAAACAG TTATTTGGTAGAGTGATAAAAGCAAGCATTGCTATTGACAATGGAAGAGCAGCTGAGTTCATCCGAAGACGAAACTACTTTGATAAATCTAAGTGTTATGAATGTGGG GAAAGTGGACACTTAAGTTATGCCTGTCCTAAAAATATGCTTGGAGAACGGGAACctccaaagaagaaagagaaaaagaaaaaaaagaaaattcctgagCCAGAAGAAGAAAT tgaagaagtagaagaaagtgaagatgaagggGAAGATCCTGCTCTTGACAGCCTCAGTCAGGCCATAGCTTTCCAG CAAGCCAaaattgaagaagaacaaaaaaaatggaaacccaGTTCAGGAGGTCCTTCAACATCAGATGATTCAAGACGCCCAAGGATAAAGAAAAGCACATACTTCAGTGATGAGGAGGAACTtagtgattaa